In Halogranum gelatinilyticum, the DNA window GGCCGGCCGCTTCGCCGTCGTTGATGCCGACGGTCGTCGCGTCGGCGTCGACCGCGGCCTCGACGCGCGGGGTCAGCTCGTGGACCGCGGCGAAGAGGTCGCTCGCGACGTCGGCCGGGAGGTCGTCCAGCCGCGCGTGGTGCGCTTTCGGGATGACGAGCGTGTGACCGCGAGCGAGCGGGTTGACGTCGAGGAAGGCCAGTGTCGTCTCCGTCTCGTGGACGACGCGGCCGGGGATGTCGCCTGCGACGATGCTACAGAAGATACAGTCATCGGACATGGTTCGACGGTCGAACGCGTGCAGTAAGAAGGTTTGCCGAGGCGGGGGATACCCAGCTACTCCGTGAGCGGGAGCAGG includes these proteins:
- a CDS encoding HIT family protein; this encodes MSDDCIFCSIVAGDIPGRVVHETETTLAFLDVNPLARGHTLVIPKAHHARLDDLPADVASDLFAAVHELTPRVEAAVDADATTVGINDGEAAGQEVPHVHVHLVPRFDGDGGGPIHAVAGDRPDLSDAEFDDIEAAIAES